TTCAGGGAGTTCCTGGAAGTGTAGGGCACATgttagctttttttttcagcatcaAATTTCTTTGAAATAGTTAATCATTCAAATGTGTATTTGGTGCCAGAATAGTCTCTGAAGCAAACTCTTTTTAAATAGTCTGaaatatatttcaataaatGTTACATATCTCATATCTCTGTGGAAGATGAATGTCCAAGGATGTGTATGTCAATGATACACATATTTCAGGTTACATTTCCACATCTTATCGCACAGACTGGGACATGTGGATCGGCGTCAGCATCTCTTCAAACGTCGCGCCCTTCACGTTCGCGCCGCGCAGGTTCGCGTCCTGCAAGTCGCACCCCGTCAGGTTGCAGTTCTCCAAGTCCGTGCCCGCCAGAATTGCGCCTCTCAAGTTGCAATTCTGCAGACTGGCGTTCTTCAGAGTTGCAACTCGCAGATTGACCCCGCCCATCTGGCTGCACTCCAGGTCGACGCCCTTCATGTTGCAGCCCTCCATGTTCGCTCGCAGGCCCGTCGGGTCTTCGAAATTGCACCCCCGCATGGAGGCGCCCTCCAGATTCGCACACACCATCTTGACACCCTGTAGGTTTGCCCCTTCCAGGACGGCTTTCGAGAGGTCTGCTCGCTCGAGAGAGCAACTGGCAAGGTTGGCCCCGGAGAGATCAGCGTTGTGGAAGTTGGCTTGTTTGAAGTTGATGTATCTCAGGTCCAGTTTGGACAGGTCGGCACCGGAGAAGTTGATGCCCTGCATCCTGAGTTCGCGGTTTGACGGCGTCGCGATCAAGATGCGGACAAACTCCCGTCTCGTCAGGGGGGTCCCGTCTCCGATGGGCTCTCCGGTCTTGATGATGTCTTCAAGGATTTCCACGAGGGTGAAGATACCGAAAAATTTTGCCTCCTCCAACACACCCTCAGGGTTGACTCCCTGGTTGAGTATCAGGCGGCCATGGCGAAGGAAGTTCAAGATCGGTTCAAAGTAGAGAGGGCTGCGGTCGATGAGATAAGCTCCGGAATCATCCCTCGCGTGTGACCACAGGCTTGTGGACTCATCGTCAAACATTCTGGCAAGCATACTCTCCGGCTCTTTAGTCACCAGAGTACTTCTGGTGGTTGTAAACAACTGCCCTCCAACGTTTACGGAAATCCAGTCTGTTTGCGATGGGCCGGCCAAGTCATGGTTCACGTGCGCCCTCTGGCGGAAGGCCCCATTATGGCAAGTTCTTGACGGTTCCTTTCGGTTTGTTTTGGTTTCAAAGAACGGCTCTCCCGGTGACACATACAGTACGTCATTGTCCCTGATCACATCAATCTCATCCACAAGAGCTCCCTGCTCCGTATAGAGCGTCTTCGCGTCAACGGTTAGCTTGTGACTGGCGATTTTGAGAAGCTCTTCCATGTCTGACGGAATCAAGCAAACGCAACCCTTTTCCCGACTCCTGTTTACAAACAGCGTCACTCTCGGCCGTGCCATGGTTCAGAGGAAGCCTTCTAAATGTGAACAATCAGCTCATCGTCTACAGACCTTGGTATACGGTTACCTTACTGTTATATAACGAGTTGATCCTGACGCTGTGCCTCGCACATCTTGGGCTTGGCaccgccattttgaatgttttaCTAGCGCAGTGCGACACCGTGCagtagcgacacctagcgaTTCAGAGTCACCTCTCAGGGAGAAAAACAAGACCGTACATTAGTGACATTTAGCGATACCTATTTGCTTTGCAGGTTTCTTATTCCAGGTGTGTGTACCTTACCTTCGctaggttatattttcggtataGTGTATGGACAGCATAACCCTTGAAGGTCTGgttggattgtcttgatattcggtatgtggataggtcttcatgagacctcaaaatgattcgattttgggcccccttccTGCTTGTTATGGTATTACAGAAATCAttacagcggaacttccgggtttgatatcttgagTTCCAGTGTTAGAGTCGTGATTTATGAGTGGtagatccatacttcctaaattcagagtggtccaggtagaatttgtctggtgcaggtaattttcaatttcaacctgcaccagtgcaagtatgaaaaaaaaaagcattttgggccCTGATATTCCTAGTATGACATTGTTCATTTGTTCCAAATTAAAAGATGTACATTTACAGATTTTCATGAAAAATCTGTATCAACCCTCCTAATTCAACAAAATTGATCCATTTATCAAGGACAAGattgggtgtctgtgtggcacaaCGGCTAGAGCATTGGAGTCAgaatcagaaggtcctgagttctaaactcgccatgcccctgcccccatgacggtggagtgacgcccaccgagcctcacggctaatctgtgtaaaggtgccaaaaaacacctacggatttggtgttgccagtgtgtcaacatctgcacacttgccactgagacccgtgaattttttttatttttttatcaaggACATTATTACAAGGCCCATACAGTTAATTAGCTGCACAAATGTCATTGAAAAACTCAACAAGAATATTGGAGAATTTGAGTGTGCTTTACTAGTACAAATTAACATTTAACTGACCCATAAACAACTTTTTATTGAATATGGTATACCCATGAACATAGACTCCAAATGGATGAAACATTGTTATACACAACTGTAGTAACATGTCTCTCATAGTTACATAGTCATCAGCTGCCTCCTGTGTAAAAAGAATGTTTTAGCAAGTAGACAGAATAAGGTGGTGtaatatcataatataataGTAAAATTTTGCTGCAACTTTGACTGAGTTGATTTATATGAATTTCGCTCCAGGTTTCCCCCCAGGACACATACTACTACACATTGAAAAGTGCCATTTGGCAATGTTTTCTCTGCTGAAATAAACTAACAATAGACGTATTGGATATTATTATTAGGCTAAAAAatttaatactttttttcaatatgaGATAATTTCTAAGAACTATAAAACAAGAAGAGTGGTTACTTTTCCTGAAGAAGAAATTGCCATACAATGCAATCAAAACATCATAATATCATGACATGCTTAACTGGTTGACTTAAGGGCTATACTAGACTTAATGACTCTGAATGCTAACATATAACCAATTTCCTGTGCATAACAGCATCAAATTTGCTGTCACTCTTTTGTCTCACAAGTTTGAGACCGTGTGGAATAAGGTGGAATGTTTTCAGCTTTCCCTAAGGCATTCATCTCTGTATCATTCATCTAATCAACTTTCTCTGACACTTTCttctttgtttatgtctttTGTTCATTCTGCACCTTTGTAGCCACCAGAGGCATCAGTATCTGCATCATCTATCCAATCATCAGTCTTTTCAGATGTTTCTAACACTCTTTCCTCTGTACCAAAACCTTTCATTGGCCCTTCatctttgtaaattgtagccACCTGAGGCATTGGTTTCTGCATCTTCCATCCAATCATCATGCATCTCCAACACTTTTTCCTCTGTGTCCATGTCATTTGCTGGTTCCACACCTTTGTAATCACCTGAGGGAGAATTTTCTCCATCATCCATCAAATCATCAGGCATCTAAGATGTCCCCAACACGTCCTCCTCTTTGCCAACATCTCCTGTTGGTTCCACACCTTTGTAATCACCTGAGGGAGAAGTTTCTCCATCATCCATCAGATCCTTAAGCATCTCAGAAGTCCCCAACACGTCCTCCTCTTTGCCAACATCTCCTGCTGGTTCCACACCTTTGTAATCACCTGAGTGAGAAGTTTCTCCATCATCCATCAGATCCTTAAGCATCTCAGAAGTCCCCAACACGTCCTCCTCTTTACCCATATCTCCTGTTGGTTCCACACCTTTGTAATCACCTGAGTGAGAAGTTTCTCCATCATCCATCAGATCATCGGGTATCTCAGATGTCCCCAACACGTCCTCCTCTTTACCCATATCTCCTGTTGGTTCCACACCTTTGTAATCACCTGAGTGAGAAGTTTCTCCATCATCCATCAGATCATTCAGCATCTCAGATGTCCCCAACACGTCCTCCTCTTTACCCATATCTCCTGTTGGTTCCACACCTTTGTAATCACCTGAGTGAGAAGTTTCTCCATCATCCATCAGATCATCGGGTATCTCAGATGTCCCCAACACGTCCTCCTCTTTACCCATATCTCCTGTTGGTTCCACACCTTTGTAATCACCTGAGTGAGAAGTTTCTCCATCATCCATCAGATCATTCAGCATCTCAGATGTCCCCAACACGTCCTCCTCTTTACCCATATCTCCTGTTGGTTCCACACCTTTGTAATCACCTGAGTGAGAAGTTTCTCCATCATCCATCAGATCATCGGGTATCTCAGAAGTCCCCAACACATCCTCCTTCCTTGTTGGTTGTGCACCTTTGCCACTGCCTGCCTGCTGACAGTGTTCGGGATGGTGGGTCTTCATGTGCCACCTGAGGCAGTTGGACTGCCGTCCGCTGTAACCACACAGGTCGCACTTGAAGGGCGTGTCACCTGTGTGGATCCTCATGTGCACCGTCAGGTGGTCGTTTCTCAGGAACATCTGACCGCAGTGTGAACACAGGTGCCTCCGTTCACCTGTGTGATGCACCAAATGTGCCCTCATTTCCGCATTCCACTTGAAGGTTTTCTGACAGCCTTCCCAAGTACAAGGGACATCCTTAGACATGCGCCTGCGCTTCTCACTGACACTTACAGAGTCCcccaattttctttgttttcttcgcTTTTTTATGACAGGCTTGCCTCCTACAAAGTCACCATCTCTGTAGGGCATACTCTCTTGACACCTATCAGGTCTTTGTTGCCCATCCTGTGGTACTTGAAAGTGCCTTTTTGGCCTCCTCTTTGAGAAGAACCCTCGACAGAGACCACAAAAAGCCAGGCCGTCCTGTGGGCCTAAGTTTGCCCTGTCTTCAGAAGACATATGCGACCGTCGACATTTATTTAATGCATTTCTAGTAGGAAACCTTTTGTCGCAGATTTCACAAAATTTTGGATGGACGGCTTTCTTGTGCTTGTACAGCAGTGATGGACTCTCGAAGGTTTCCTCACATTCACAAACCCACGTCTTCTTTGGTCTGCTCTCACTCTTAGTCTCACAGGATGACTCTTTGCTGTTAGTTTTTCTCTTGGACGATTCTTTGGAATTTTTAACGGTTTTCCTCCTTTCTGATGGTGGGTGCCACGAATCGTCACTCTGGTGACCCTTTTCATTGTCTTCTGAAGACGCGGACTCTACCTCGCTTTCTTCCAAGATATCTCCGTGTCCGAGGATGTTTTCCTCTTCAGCTTCAGTATCATCTGTACCACAAGCGAACGTTGCACTGATGTCTCCAGAATTACCGTCATCCATCTCTTGTTCATCTCCCCCATCTACATCAGGACCACCTGTGCATAGTTGAGAAGTTACCTGGTTGTTATCACCATCACGAAGGGTCATCTCtgcttcatcttcatcttttaCATCAGTACCAAAGCTCAGCTGAGATGTATGAAGATCTGTCTCTAGTTCATCAACTGTGTCAGAACTTACAGGAGAAGTTTGGTGAGGAGAAGTGGTATCATGATTACCAACGTTCATCTCCTGTTCATCAGTAGAATCATGATCAGTTGCAACAAAGCTGGGCTGAGATGTACCGGTATTCGCACAACTACCAAGGTCTGTCTCTAGTTCGTCTTCCTCCTTAACATGGATACCTTCAGAATGCA
The window above is part of the Branchiostoma floridae strain S238N-H82 chromosome 14, Bfl_VNyyK, whole genome shotgun sequence genome. Proteins encoded here:
- the LOC118430646 gene encoding BTB/POZ domain-containing protein KCTD9-like; the protein is MARPRVTLFVNRSREKGCVCLIPSDMEELLKIASHKLTVDAKTLYTEQGALVDEIDVIRDNDVLYVSPGEPFFETKTNRKEPSRTCHNGAFRQRAHVNHDLAGPSQTDWISVNVGGQLFTTTRSTLVTKEPESMLARMFDDESTSLWSHARDDSGAYLIDRSPLYFEPILNFLRHGRLILNQGVNPEGVLEEAKFFGIFTLVEILEDIIKTGEPIGDGTPLTRREFVRILIATPSNRELRMQGINFSGADLSKLDLRYINFKQANFHNADLSGANLASCSLERADLSKAVLEGANLQGVKMVCANLEGASMRGCNFEDPTGLRANMEGCNMKGVDLECSQMGGVNLRVATLKNASLQNCNLRGAILAGTDLENCNLTGCDLQDANLRGANVKGATFEEMLTPIHMSQSVR